One genomic region from Biomphalaria glabrata chromosome 7, xgBioGlab47.1, whole genome shotgun sequence encodes:
- the LOC106062108 gene encoding terminal nucleotidyltransferase 4A-like isoform X2 → MLISDGRDTFHSCIFVEECVINILHEEIKDFYTHMSPQPEEAKMRNAVVDRLRSVIEDLWPSARVEIFGSFRTGLYLPTSDIDLVVFGKWDSQPLFTLQNALLKKKLAEPSSIKVLDKASVPIVKLTDSESEVKVDVSFNMDNNQNYGVESAQLIQKYMEEYDCLKYLVLVLKQFLLQRDLNEVFSGGISSYSLTLLVISFLQLHPRAQATKSDANLGILLIEFFELYGRNFNYLKTAIRIKSGGAYLPKEEVSKEMENGYRPSILCIEDPLKAGNDIGRSSYGAITVKNAFEYAYLVLNHAVAPHNLHLHKHNESILGRIIRVTDEVVEYRQWVKEKFRIMRDNLVSLAAEPAPNTLPSPSPPPIKTATKKISTKQRPQQQSTEVSYAAVASRKAENSRGASSSALSDAKSSNSVTSQEGNNESEASDSCGNSSGYKSSASSQAGSDGNLSDSDTEYSNETSQARQGFPASYSNCEVITGSKTMRTSASGGHYNNAGHIPNREFTRSRESSKPSAPHAGQSSGGKPPRDTSNSSVSSTRSGGGGGSGALYFNRNHYSSNSNYGSYNGNVPHSQHDQTCFPSTQTHYNTMVPSTSVSARDSREHYIYSNGASSQATPVQHQRPPPGPYNATHHSGSNSRIGGSKVFRNGGKQKRKGKRDNSQTRGGSTAR, encoded by the exons ATTGCATGAGGAAATTAAAGACTTTTACACACACATGTCCCCTCAACCAGAAGAAGCTAAAATGAGGAATGCTGTTGTAGACCGTCTCAGATCTGTGATAGAAGACCTTTGGCCTAGTGCTAGG gttGAAATATTTGGCAGCTTTAGAACAGGACTTTATCTCCCAACCAG tGACATTGACTTAGTTGTGTTTGGAAAATGGGATTCTCAACCACTGTTTACTTTACAAAATGCTTTACTCAAAAAGAAATTAGCTGAGCCATCATCAATCAAAGTTTTAGACAAAGCCTCT GTTCCCATTGTTAAACTGACTGATTCTGAAAGTGAGGTGAAAGTAGATGTAAGTTTTAACATGGACAATAATCAGAACTATGGGGTAGAAAGTGCCCAACTTATTCAG AAATACATGGAAGAATATGATTGCTTAAAATACTTAGTCCTAGTACTGAAACAGTTTTTACTTCAGAGAGACCTGAATGAAGTTTTTAGTGGAGGCATATCTTCCTACAGTCTTACATTGTTGGTGATAAGTTTCTTACAG CTTCACCCAAGAGCTCAAGCTACCAAATCAGATGCAAACCTAGGCATTTTATTGATTGAATTTTTTGAACTTTATGGGAGAAACTTCAATTATCTAAAGACTGCTATCCGTATCAAGAGTGGAGGAGCTTATCTGCCAAAAGAGGAAGTTTCTAAAGAAATGGAAAATGGTTATCGCCCTTCTATACTGTGTATTGAAGATCCTCTTAAAGCTG ggAATGATATAGGACGAAGTTCTTATGGAGCTATTACAGTTAAAAATGCCTTTGAGTATGCATATCTTGTTTTGAACCATGCTGTAGCTCCTCACAATCTGCATCTTCATAAACATAATGAAAG tATTTTGGGAAGGATAATAAGAGTCACAGATGAAGTTGTTGAATATCGACAGTGGGTGAAGGAAAAGTTTAGAATAATGAGAGATAACTTAGTCAGTCTGGCAGCAGAACCTGCCCCTAATACTCTTCCATCTCCTTCTCCTCCACCCATCAAAACtgctacaaaaaaaataagcacTAAACAGCGGCCCCAGCAGCAAAGTACTGAAGTATCATATGCTGCTGTTGCCTCCCGCAAAGCTGAAAACTCTAG GGGTGCATCCAGCAGTGCATTATCTGATGCTAAATCCTCAAATAGTGTAACTAGTCAGGAAGGTAACAATGAAAGTGAAGCTAGTGATTCTTGTGGTAACAGCTCTGGATATAAATCATCAGCCAGTTCTCAAGCTGGATCTGATGGGAATTTGTCTGACAGT GATACTGAATACAGTAATGAAACAAGTCAAGCTCGTCAGGGGTTCCCTGCTTCATATTCTAATTGCGAGGTCATAACTGGCAGCAAAACCATGAGAACATCAGCTTCAGGTGGTCATTATAATAATGCAGGTCACATTCCAAATCGAGAGTTTACTAGAAGCAGAGAATCATCTAAACCATCAGCACCACATGCTGGTCAGAGCTCAGGAGGAAAGCCACCTCGTGATACCAGTAATAGCAGTGTTTCATCTACCCGCAGTGGAGGTGGTGGGGGTAGTGGTGCCCTATATTTCAATCGCAACCATTACAGCTCAAATAGTAACTATGGCAGTTATAATGGTAATGTACCACATTCACAGCATGACCAGACATGCTTCCCTTCGACCCAAACACACTATAACACTATGGTTCCATCCACTTCTGTTTCTGCCAGAGACAGTCGTGAACATTACATCTACAGCAACGGAGCTTCTTCTCAGGCAACACCTGTCCAACACCAGCGCCCTCCACCTGGCCCTTACAATGCCACACATCATAGTGGTAGCAACTCAAGAATTGGTGGCAGCAAAGTGTTCAGGAATGGTGGGAAACAGAAAAGAAAAGGCAAGAGAGACAACTCTCAAACCAGAGGCGGCAGCACTGCAAGGTGA